Proteins co-encoded in one Arachis stenosperma cultivar V10309 chromosome 7, arast.V10309.gnm1.PFL2, whole genome shotgun sequence genomic window:
- the LOC130940076 gene encoding uncharacterized protein LOC130940076: MESEESFLVLVHHVRKIKRSKRHGVKFTDREPLSVFVRSSDTLLVLKSSILQKLAAGGTKWVKKLLYKIPIAVVSTGVQYETFVLRTDEDMQVLFHCRRSFPKVRIHELFAKLEHGIDSSGASAPNPQSTTIGGASTSMPVVAPEYLLEYRPAGPIGAFTSTHPSPDVGHEGEPDRVENAMQEDDSDEEPADIGGNNDDEILTNPARCQPPSSAGTHEQPTHYSTLNLGAISQPTDSAPTFGGRGLHEENSVTEFQVGQSFHSKEEAVLTVKDYSIRRGVEYRVIESDHLKYMGDARSLERVAHG; encoded by the coding sequence ATGGAGAGTGAAGAGAGCTTTTTGGTGTTAGTGCATCatgttagaaaaataaaaaggagtAAGAGGCACGGTGTGAAGTTTACAGACAGAGAACCGCTGAGTGTTTTTGTCAGGTCGTCTGATACACTGTTGGTTCTGAAGAGCAGTATACTGCAGAAGTTGGCCGCGGGTGGCACAAAGTGGGTGAAGAAGCTGCTCTACAAGATCCCTATTGCGGTTGTGTCAACCGGTGTGCAATACGAAACGTTCGTGTTACGAACAGATGAAGATATGCAGGTGTTGTTTCATTGTCGTCGGAGTTTTCCGAAAGTGAGGATACATGAGTTGTTTGCGAAGCTGGAACATGGGATTGATAGTTCTGGTGCATCTGCTCCAAACCCCCAGTCCACCACGATAGGGGGTGCCTCCACCTCGATGCCCGTCGTTGCACCTGAGTATTTGTTGGAGTATCGGCCAGCCGGTCCAATTGGGGCATTCACCTCAACTCATCCATCCCCAGATGTAGGACATGAGGGGGAACCGGACCGGGTGGAAAATGCTATGCAAGAAGATGATTCCGATGAAGAGCCTGCTGACATTGGAGGGAACAACGATGATGAAATTTTGACAAACCCAGCAAGATGTCAACCGCCGTCAAGTGCCGGCACACATGAGCAACCTACACATTATTCTACCCTGAATCTGGGAGCCATCAGCCAACCGACGGATTCAGCACCAACCTTTGGGGGTCGAGGCTTGCACGAGGAAAATTCTGTAACTGAATTTCAAGTTGGCCAATCTTTCCATAGTAAGGAGGAAGCTGTGCTTACTGTAAAGGATTACAGCATTCGGCGCGGAGTTGAGTATAGAGTGATAGAGTCAGATCATCTTAAGTACATGGGAGATGCAAGGAGTTTGGAAAGAGTTGCACATGGATGA